One window from the genome of Hydra vulgaris chromosome 02, alternate assembly HydraT2T_AEP encodes:
- the LOC100209600 gene encoding methylmalonic aciduria type A homolog, mitochondrial isoform X2, which translates to MTYLRRYLSLSTFSGKFKSCMYYSYESKSRLKTVDELFEQLVNGNRASLATSITLIESTKDNHKHRADNLLSKALSHLKKLQESGKSTFRIGLTGAPGAGKSSLIEKFGKKLTSEGHKVAVLAIDPSSVKTGGSLLGDRTRMITLSHDPNSYIRPSPTAGTLGGVARKTNEAIILCETAGYDIILVETVGIGQSEVAVGDMVDMFVLVIPPASGDELQGIKKGIVEMVDLVLVNKADGDLLPAARRIQSEYTSALKLLSRQNDIWHPKVHSVSSLLDEGFGIVWAEMTEFKNIMLQKNLFYFKRKQQYKAWMWRILKENIFASFTENEKILEQIKKHEQYVEEELMTPNMAANSVINFFKNEKSLK; encoded by the coding sequence ATGACATATTTAAGAAGATATCTAAGCTTGTCTACTTTCTCTGGGAAATTTAAATCCTGTATGTATTATAGTTATGAAAGTAAATCAAGGTTAAAAACAGTTGACGAGTTATTTGAACAACTTGTAAACGGAAATCGAGCTTCGCTTGCCACTTCAATAACTTTAATTGAATCTACAAAAGATAATCATAAACATCGTGCAGATAATCTGCTTTCTAAAGCACTTTCACATCTTAAAAAGCTCCAAGAAAGTGGCAAGTCGACTTTTAGGATAGGGCTTACAGGAGCACCTGGAGCTGGCAAAAGCTCTTTAATTgagaaatttggaaaaaaacttACGTCTGAAGGTCACAAAGTAGCTGTACTTGCAATTGATCCATCGTCTGTGAAAACCGGTGGATCTTTACTAGGTGATCGTACTAGAATGATTACGCTTTCGCATGATCCAAATTCTTATATTCGCCCGTCTCCAACCGCAGGAACTCTTGGTGGGGTAGCAAGAAAAACCAACGAAGCAATCATACTCTGTGAGACTGCAGGATACGATATTATACTTGTAGAAACTGTTGGTATAGGTCAATCGGAAGTTGCTGTAGGAGATATGGTTGATATGTTTGTACTAGTCATTCCACCAGCTTCCGGTGATGAACTACAAGGTATTAAAAAAGGAATCGTAGAAATGGTTGATTTAGTATTAGTTAACAAAGCCGACGGCGATTTGCTTCCTGCAGCAAGGAGGATTCAAAGTGAATATACGAGCGCTCTTAAGTTATTAAGCAGACAAAACGATATTTGGCATCCAAAAGTTCATTCTGTTTCATCTTTGCTTGACGAAGGTTTTGGTATAGTTTGGGCCGAAATgacagaatttaaaaatataatgctacaaaagaacttattttattttaaacgcaaACAACAATACAAAGCTTGGATGTGGagaattttgaaagaaaatatttttgcttcatttacagaaaatgaaaagattctcgaacaaattaaaaagcatgAACAGTATGTCGAGGAAGAGCTAATGACACCAAACATGGCTGCAAAtagcgtaataaatttttttaaaaatgaaaagtcaTTGAAGtaa
- the LOC136077157 gene encoding uncharacterized protein LOC136077157 codes for MGSKRVKYGNWSNESLKLAVNAVLVDGCSKYSAAKQYKIPRQTLHDYIKRASVDNCVKKLSAGHPTTLSAFQEKELVEVLLTMSQRLFGLSPKDVKQMVLQFCEENGIIHKFSCGTKSAGKEWFRCFLKRHNKLSVRLAESTSLHRAIGFNRIKFNRFYDELEKIMFNANGMQIIPPSNLFNVDESRLSICHKPGKVVALKGKHSVGGLTSSERGKTITIVCCQSASGFFVPPMLIYPRIRVRPEFLDKTPVGSISGGSKNGWITTGLFEKWFDHFLLAVQPQSRNQPVLLILDGHSSHKKNLSVIIKARETNVIILSLPSHCTHKLQPLDVSFFKSLKIFYDQEVGTWLRHHPGRPVTELEVSELFGIAYGKAATVQNCQSGFKKCGIYPFDRNVFTEEDFAAAKATDHSYIVSKISKPKITSEMHPTLDNGLDSAKDLDHVDFVTECTIASQKESVSPNLSFTLHKSLELATSNETSQPHGVTFGSLA; via the exons ATGGGTTCAAAACGTGTAAAATATGGTAATTGGTCAAATGAATCGTTAAAACTAGCAGTAAatgcagttttagttgatggtTGCTCGAAATATTCTGCtgctaaacaatataaaataccaaGGCAAACACTACATGACTATATAAAACGAGCGTCTGTTGATAATTGTGTTAAAAAGTTAAGTGCAGGACACCCAACAACACTCTCAGCTTTTCAAGAAAAAGAGCTTGTAGAAGTTCTTCTGACCATGTCACAGAGATTATTTGGCCTGTCTCCAAAAGATGTGAAGCAAATGGTACTCCAGTTTTGTGAAGAAAATGGTATTATTCACAAGTTTAGTTGTGGAACTAAGTCAGCAGGAAAAGAATGGTTTAGGTGTTTTTTGAAACGTCATAATAAACTCTCTGTAAGACTTGCTGAATCAACGTCATTGCATCGAGCCATTGGATTTAATAGAATAAAGTTTAATCGCTTTTATGATgaactagaaaaaataatgtttaatgcCAATGGAATGCAGATTATTCCACCATCAAACTTATTCAACGTAGACGAATCCAGATTGTCTATATGCCATAAACCAGGAAAAGTTGTTGCCCTGAAGGGAAAACATAGTGTTGGCGGCTTAACAAGCTCGGAAAGAGGAAAAACAATCACAATAGTTTGTTGCCAATCAGCAAGCGGATTTTTTGTCCCTCCAATGCTGATTTATCCACGTATTCGAGTGAGACctgaatttttagataaaacccCAGTTGGTTCTATTTCTGGTGGCAGCAAAAATGGGTGGATAACAACTggtttgtttgaaaaatggttTGATCATTTTTTACTAGCAGTCCAGCCACAGTCAAGAAACCAACCAGTTCTTCTAATTTTAGATGGACAttcaagtcataaaaaaaatcttagtgttATTATAAAAGCTCGCGAGacaaatgttattatattatcactTCCATCCCACTGCACACACAAACTGCAACCACttgatgtttcattttttaaaagcctcAAAATATTCTATGATCAAGAAGTTGGTACTTGGCTTCGTCATCATCCAGGTCGTCCTGTAACTGAATTAGAGGTTAGTGAATTATTTGGAATAGCTTATGGGAAAGCTGCAACTGTTCAAAATTGTCAGTCAGGGTTTAAAAAATGTGGAATATATCCATTTGATAGAAATGTGTTTACTGAAGAAGACTTTGCTGCAGCTAAGGCTACTGATCACTCATATAttgtatcaaaaatttcaaaaccaaaAATTACCTCTGAAATGCATCCTACTCTCGACAATGGGTTAGACTCTGCTAAAGATTTAGATCATGTTGATTTTGTCACAGAATGTACTATTGCTTCTCAAAAag aatctgTTTCACCAAACTTATCATTTACACTTCATAAGTCATTAGAATTAGCCACCTCTAATGAAACCTCACAACCTCATGGTGTTACATTTGGATCACTAGCTtga